TTCTTTTATCGCCGTGGGTTTCTAATATTTTTTCTATTTTTTTTGCCTGTGGAGCTTTCATCCGGGTATTTTGATTTTTTTATTGAATAGAATCTGCTTTATACTTTTCTTCTGAAAGTAAGTGATTTACACAGAGATTCCATCAATGTTAATTTTTGTTCAAATTTAGGTAAAAAAAAACCATCTTTCCTTTATTGAAAAGATGGTTGATTGTATTTTTATATTTAAAGACTATTTATGAAGTGCTTTAATATACTTTTCAAGGGCCATTGTCATAGAAGGAGTTTCCTTCGTAGGGGCCATTAAATCTACTTTTAATCCTGCTTCTTCTGCGGCTGCCAAAGTCGTGTTTCCGAAAACTCCGATCTTTGTTTCATCCTGCTTGAAGCCAGGGAAATTTTGTTGTAACGATTTGATACCTTGCGGACTGAAGAAAATCAACATGTCGTAATCTTTGACATTGATATCTGTAAGGTCGCTGCATACGGTACGGTACATAATTGCTCTTGTCCAGTCTACATTAGATGCATCCATGGTTTTTACAATATCCGGACTTAAAACATCTGAAGATGGCAACAGATATTTTTCAGTTGGGAATTTTTTGAAAAGAGGAAGCAGGTCTGAGAAGTTTTTCTCCCCAAAGCTGATTTTTCTTTTTCTGTACACAATATGCTTTTGAAGGTAGTTGGCAATTGCTTCCGACTGGCAGATGTATCTCATTGTATCCGGAACAGCGAAACGCAATTCCTCTGCTAGTCTGAAGTAATGGTCAATCGCATTTTTACTGGTAAAAATAATACCGGTATACTGCGTCAGATCTATTTTCTGTGTTCTGAGCTCTTTATTGTCAACCCCTTCGACGTGGATAAATGGACGGAAATCAATCTTTATTTTTTCCTTCTTCGCTATATCCAAATATGGAGAAGACTCACTAGGCGCTGGTTGAGAAACCAATATAGACTTTATTCTCATCATTGACATTTATTAAAAAAATAACAACTTCCAAAGCAATAATAATGGTGCGATTTGGAGGGTGCAAATATACAAAAATTTATAATACCATTTCTCGGGAAGAATCTTGTTCTTGTGAAATAAATAGAAAAAAACTTTGAAAATGAATACAAAAGCGAAGAAGCAGAAATAATATAAAAACATTTTATTTCTGTCTATCGGGAAGTAATAATGGGCTACACAAAGAATTATTAGCAAAAATGAAAGAATGAAATAAAATTTTGTGGAGGTAAAATAGAAAATAGTCCATTTTTTTCCATCCCCTATACTTTGATAAAATAAAAAACCGAATGTTGATTTTATTAAATAAAAAAAAAGTACTGCCAGCAAAGTATATCCAAATTTATTAAGCTGATATCCAAAAAGCTGAAGATCGGCAATATATTTCGGGACAATAGGAACGTATTGTGAAATTAAGACGGACAGTGTGAGCGTTGTCACACATGAGGTGATAATCCAGCTGGGAAGGTTATTGCTCGCATCAAAATATTTCTGAAGCAGAAAATCTTTGAGACTGGCATCCCTTTCTATGACGTTCATCATAAAAACATACAAAAATATACAGCCCACGAGGATAAAAATTACCCAGTCATTATTCTCAGGTATTCTTACGTGATTGACAAAGTGTTGTGATGATGGCAAAATTTAAGTTTTTTATTTATTATTTAACTTCATATAACACAATACGGCACAGATTTTCCTGTGACCTGATTCGTGAATTTGCAGTTAAAATATTTGCTCCCACAGATTTTACAGAGTGTTCAGATCTATTGAATAAAAGTTTCTGTTTCATCCGCTTAATCCCTGAGAAATATTTTTGCAAAATTATAGATTATTTTGTATAAAATAAAAAGGTTAAATAAACTATCTTTGCAAACTGAAATGAAAAAACTCGTCATCATCCCAACATACAACGAAAAGGAAAATATTGAAAATATTATTTCCGCAGTTTTTGCATTGGAGGACGACTTTCATATCTTAGTGGTAGATGATTCTTCTCCGGATGGAACTGCAGAGATCGTAAAAGAGTTGCAGAAGAAAAATCCGCATTATCTTCACCTGTCGATAAGACATGTGAAAGATGGCTTGGGAAAGGCATATATTCATGGTTTTAAATGGGCAATTGAAAATAAATATGATTATATTTTCGAGATGGATGCTGATTTCTCACATAACCCGAATGATCTTCCAAAACTTTTTGAGGCTTGTAAAAATGCAGATATGGCCATTGGTTCCCGTTACTCAAAAGGAGTGAATGTGGTGAACTGGCCAATGGGAAGAGTATTGTTGTCTTACTTTGCCTCAAAATATGTAAGGTTTGTACTGGGACTTCCCATTCATGATACGACAGCAGGATTTGTGTGTTTTTCAAGAAAAGTATTGGAGGAAATAGGATTGGATAATGTGAAATTGAAAGGCTATGGGTTTCAGATAGAGATGAAATTCAGAGCATTTAAAAAAGGTTTTAGAATTGTAGAAGTTCCTATTATATTTACCAACAGAATTTTAGGAGAAAGCAAAATGAACGGAGGAATTATCCATGAAGCCGTTTTTGGAGTACTGAACTTAAAATGGAAATCAATCATCAACAGATTATGAAACTGATGAAAAAGCTAATCTTTATTTTCGTTTTGCTGGGCCTGTTTTCGTGCGGCGATTATATTGATAAGCCTAAAAATCTGATCGATAAAGAGATGATGGCAGAAATTATTGCCGATCTTGCGATCAATGATCAGGCTATTTTTGTATATCCTGATAAAAATATGGAAGCAGGTACAAGAGCTGTGCTGAAGTCTCATAAAGTAAAATCTGATGACTTTGTAGACAGTTTCAAATACTATGTGATTAAAGAAGAAATGGATGGGATTACCAATGATGCACAGGAAATATTGCTGAAAAAAGATCCCAAAGCAGATAAATACATAAAGGATAAACTGAAACAAAATGGTGTTGTAATGCCTGTCGTAAGGTAAAATGACCCGGACGTTTCGATCCTACAAGAATCACTGGTAAAACAGTGTTTTAAAAAAGTATAGAGATGAAATTTTTTAATATAGAAAAAACCTCTGAAGGAAAAGCCAGAGCAGGGGAAATTACCACAGATCACGGGAAGATTCAAACTCCCATTTTTATGCCTGTGGGAACTGTAGCAAGTGTGAAAACAGTTCATCAGAGAGAATTAAAAGAAGACATTAAAGCTCAGATTATTCTGGGAAATACTTATCACCTATACCTTCGTCCCGGAATGGAGACGATGCAGGATGCTGGTGGTTTACATAAATTCATGAACTGGGATCTTCCAATCCTTACCGATTCCGGAGGTTTTCAGGTGTTTTCCCTGGCGAGCAACAGAAAGATGACAGAAGAAGGTGCGAGATTCAAATCTCACATCGACGGTAGTTACCACATGTTCTCCCCGGAAAGATCAATGGAAATTCAAAGACAGATCGGAGCCGATATTTTTATGGCTTTTGATGAATGTACTCCTTATCCTTGTGACTACAACCAGGCAAAATCATCTATGGAGCTTACACACCGTTGGCTGAAAAGATGTATTGAATGGACGAATGATAACCCTGAATTATACGGGTACAAACAAAGACTTTTCCCAATTGTTCAGGGATCTACCTATTCCGATCTTAGAAAAATTTCTGCAGAAGTGATTTCTGAAGCAGGAGCAGAAGGAAATGCCATCGGAGGACTTTCTGTTGGAGAACCGGAAGAAGAAATGTACAGAATTACAGATGAAGTAACAGACATTCTTCCAAAAGAAAAACCAAGATATTTGATGGGAGTAGGAACTCCATGGAATATTCTTGAATCCATCGGGTTAGGAATTGATATGATGGATTGTGTAATGCCCACAAGAAATGCAAGAAATGCAATGCTTTTCACATGGCAAGGGGTGATGAACCTTAAAAATGAAAAATGGAAGCGTGATTTTTCGCCTTTGGACGAATTCGGAACCAGTTTTGTGGATCGTGAATATTCAAAAGCGTATCTTCGCCACCTGTTTGTATCCAAAGAATATCTGGCAAAACAGATTGCTTCGATTCATAATCTTGCATTCTACCTGGATTTAGTAAAAGTAGCCAGAGAACATATTATTGCAGGAGATTTCTATGAATGGAAAAACTCTGTA
This sequence is a window from Chryseobacterium culicis. Protein-coding genes within it:
- a CDS encoding uroporphyrinogen-III synthase, producing MRIKSILVSQPAPSESSPYLDIAKKEKIKIDFRPFIHVEGVDNKELRTQKIDLTQYTGIIFTSKNAIDHYFRLAEELRFAVPDTMRYICQSEAIANYLQKHIVYRKRKISFGEKNFSDLLPLFKKFPTEKYLLPSSDVLSPDIVKTMDASNVDWTRAIMYRTVCSDLTDINVKDYDMLIFFSPQGIKSLQQNFPGFKQDETKIGVFGNTTLAAAEEAGLKVDLMAPTKETPSMTMALEKYIKALHK
- a CDS encoding DUF4296 domain-containing protein, translated to MKKLIFIFVLLGLFSCGDYIDKPKNLIDKEMMAEIIADLAINDQAIFVYPDKNMEAGTRAVLKSHKVKSDDFVDSFKYYVIKEEMDGITNDAQEILLKKDPKADKYIKDKLKQNGVVMPVVR
- a CDS encoding polyprenol monophosphomannose synthase is translated as MKKLVIIPTYNEKENIENIISAVFALEDDFHILVVDDSSPDGTAEIVKELQKKNPHYLHLSIRHVKDGLGKAYIHGFKWAIENKYDYIFEMDADFSHNPNDLPKLFEACKNADMAIGSRYSKGVNVVNWPMGRVLLSYFASKYVRFVLGLPIHDTTAGFVCFSRKVLEEIGLDNVKLKGYGFQIEMKFRAFKKGFRIVEVPIIFTNRILGESKMNGGIIHEAVFGVLNLKWKSIINRL
- a CDS encoding DUF4271 domain-containing protein, which produces MPSSQHFVNHVRIPENNDWVIFILVGCIFLYVFMMNVIERDASLKDFLLQKYFDASNNLPSWIITSCVTTLTLSVLISQYVPIVPKYIADLQLFGYQLNKFGYTLLAVLFFYLIKSTFGFLFYQSIGDGKKWTIFYFTSTKFYFILSFLLIILCVAHYYFPIDRNKMFLYYFCFFAFVFIFKVFFYLFHKNKILPEKWYYKFLYICTLQIAPLLLLWKLLFF
- the tgt gene encoding tRNA guanosine(34) transglycosylase Tgt, giving the protein MKFFNIEKTSEGKARAGEITTDHGKIQTPIFMPVGTVASVKTVHQRELKEDIKAQIILGNTYHLYLRPGMETMQDAGGLHKFMNWDLPILTDSGGFQVFSLASNRKMTEEGARFKSHIDGSYHMFSPERSMEIQRQIGADIFMAFDECTPYPCDYNQAKSSMELTHRWLKRCIEWTNDNPELYGYKQRLFPIVQGSTYSDLRKISAEVISEAGAEGNAIGGLSVGEPEEEMYRITDEVTDILPKEKPRYLMGVGTPWNILESIGLGIDMMDCVMPTRNARNAMLFTWQGVMNLKNEKWKRDFSPLDEFGTSFVDREYSKAYLRHLFVSKEYLAKQIASIHNLAFYLDLVKVAREHIIAGDFYEWKNSVVPILRQRL